The Streptomyces kanamyceticus DNA segment CGGAGTCCCTGCGCATCCGCGAGGAGTTGGGCTACCTGGTCGGCACGGCCCCCGCGCTGGCCGCCCTGGCCGACGCCGAACCGGAACCGGAGGCAACCCACCTCCGGGCCGAGGCCACCCGCCTCTTCCGCCTCCTGGGCGGCGTCCCGGCATGGCTGGCCCAACACCTGACGCCACCACCGGCGGCCGCGGTGTAGGACGGGGCGAGGCGGCGGCGCCGGACGGCCCGCTCACCCGCCCCGGTGCCGAACAGCCCCACCACCCGCCCACGGTGCCGACCAGCCCCGCCCACCCGCCCTACGTCGCCGAGCAAACGGGTGGGCGGGTGGGAGTGATCCGCCGCGAAGCGGCGGGACAGGACAGCCACGAACGGCCCGCAGGGAAAGGGCAACCCGAAGCGCCCCTCCCCCCCTCCCCCCTACCCCCCGGCCCCCGCAAAGTGCTCCCGCACCAAGGAGGAGACCACCCCCAGATCCTGGGCGACCAACGCTTCGAGCAGAGCCATGTGCTCCGCCGCGTCCGCGACCAGCTCCGCCCTGCGGCCCGAGACGGGCCCGCTGACGAGCGGCCACTGCGAGCGCCGGTGCAGATCGTCGGCGACCTGCACGAGCTGCCGGTTGCCCGACAGGGAGAGCACCGCGCCGTGGAAGGCGCGATCGGACTCGGCGTAGCGCGCGAGGTCCCCGCCCGCCGCCGCGACCGCGGTCGCCTCCGCGAGTGGCCTGAGTTCGGCCCAGCGCGCGACCGGCACCGTACGGGCCAGGCGCAGCATGACCGGCACCTCGATCAGCGCCCGCACCTCCGCCAGCTCCCCGAGCTCACGCGCGCTGCGCTCGGTGACCCGGAAGCCCCGATTGGGCACGACTTCCACGGCACCTTCGGTGGCGAGCTGCTGCATCGCCTCGCGGACGGGGGTCGCGGAGACGCCGAAGCGCTCGCCGAGTACCGGCGCCGAGTAGACCTCACCGGGGGTGAGCTCGCCGCCGACGAGGGCGGCCCGCAGGGCGTCGAGGATCTGTCCCCGTACCGAAGTGCGCCGCAACGGCGTACGCGGCGCGACCGGCTCGCCGTGCGTGTGCTCGCCCCTGACCCCCGCCCTGGCCCCGTCCGCCTGCTCGGGCACCCGGACACGGGGCATCTCGGCGGGAACGTCCGTCTCGCACGCCCTGGCCTGCTCCACTCGGTCCTCCTCAGGGCCGCCGCACCGCTGCTCCCCCGTCCCGAAAGGTACGAGAGGCACGAGAGGCACCATAGGCGGACAGCACCGCAGTTGAAACCTCGATCACTTCGGGTAAGGTAAGGCTTACCTGCTATCGATCGCGATTCGGTGGTCCTCGCATGTCCGTCCCCACCCTGGCCGCGCCCGCCCGCGGCGGCGCCCACAGCCCCGTCGCGGACTCCTACGCCCGCCTCGCCGAGGTGTTCTCGGGACTGCGCGTCACCGAACTCGGCCACGAGGAACAGGCCCCCCAGGGCGGCGGCTGGGTCACCGCGGCCCGGCTCGCGGAGGGCGGGGCCGACCTCGACGCCTTCCTCGCCTGGGACGACGCACAGGTCCTGAAGGACTACGGCACCCGGGCACGCCCCGACGTGATCGCCAGCTTCGGCCTGCACCGGTACGCCTGGCCCGCCACCCTCCTGATCACGATCCCGTGGTTCCTGCACCGCCGCGTGCCCCGCTACCCGGTGGCGAACGTCTCCTTCCAGCGCACCCTGGGCCGGATGGCCGTACGCCCCGAGGGCTTCGCCTGTCTGCCGGACGACCCGGCCGCGGCGCTGCCCGGCGCCCGTGTCGTACCGGACGAGGAGGCGCTGCGCGCGGAGGTGCGGGCGGCGGTCGCCGAGCACCTCGGCCCGCTCCTGGACGGCTTCGGGCCGCGCATGCGGCGCCGCTCGCGCGCCCTGTGGAGCGTGGCGACCGACGAGATCGTCGAGGGCCTCTGGTACATCGCGCACCTGCTCGGCGAGGAGCGGCGCGCCATGACCGACCTTGAGCTGCTGCTGCCAGGCGCGACCAAGCCGTACGTGGGCACGGCCGGTTTCCGCGAGCTCTCCGGGCCGAACGGCGAGGCGCTGCCGACCAGGGACCGGGCGAGCTGCTGCATGTTCTACACGCTGCGCCCCGAGGACACCTGCGTCACCTGCCCGCGCACCTGCGACGCCGAGCGCATCACGCGGCTCAGCGCGACAGCCGCCGCCTGAACCACCCGTTCGTGCGCGTTTAATCGAACTCAACAGCCTTCACCCCAGCGCGAGTTCGAGTAAAAGTGCGCTCTGCGTGATCCCTTGCACCCCCTTGGCGTTCTCTTGCCCCGAAACCCTCCTGAGGGCCATCGGAATTGGGTCAATATGGCGCCCGAAACGCCTTACCGCGATGCAAGGGACCCCAGATGAGACTGACCGACATATCGCTGGACTGGCTGCTTCCCGGCGGCGTCCTGCTCCTGGGCATGCTGGTGGCGGTGGCAGTGCTCGCGCGCGGCAAGCGTGGCCACGGCAAGGCGGCGAAGTCCGACAGCGACGAGACGTGGGAACGCAGCGAGGAACGCCGCAGGCGCAAGGAGGCCGTCTACGGAACCGCCTCCTACGTCCTCCTCTTCTGCTGCGCGGCGGTCGCCGCCGCACTCTCCTTCCACGGCCTCGTCGGCTTCGGCCGGCAGAACCTCAGCCTCTCCGGAGGCTGGGAGTACCTGGTCCCCTTCGGCCTCGACGGCGCGGCGATGTTCTGCTCCGTACTCGCCGTGCGCGAAGCCAGTCACGGCGACGCGGCCCTCGGCTCGCGCCTCCTCGTGTGGACCTTCGCGGGCGCGGCGGCCTGGTTCAACTGGGTGCACGCGCCCCGGGGGATGGGCCACGCGGGCGCTCCGCAGTTCTTCTCCGGGATGTCGCTCTCGGCGGCGGTGCTCTTCGACCGCGCCCTGAAGCAGACCCGCAGGGCGGCCCTGCGCGAGCAGGGTCTGGTGCCGCGGCCGCTGCCGCAGATCCGCATCGTGCGGTGGCTGCGCGCGCCCCGGGAGACGTACGGCGCCTGGTCGCTGATGCTCCTGGAGGGCGTACGCAGCCTGGACGAGGCCGTCGAGGAAGTGCGGGAGGACCGCCGCGAGAAGGAGCGCACCCGGCTGCGCAGGCGCGATCAGGAGAAGCTGGAGCGCGCGCAGCTCAAGGCGATCAGCAGGGGGCACCGCGGGTACGCCCGCGGGGGCCGACAGGTCGACGTGCAGCCCGCCGTCGCACCGGCGGCAGGGTCCGCGCAGGTCGGCGCGGACCCTGCGATAGCGGCGCAGGAGCAACTGCCGGTACGCGCCCGACCCTCCCTCCAGGCCGTGAAGAGCGGCCCTGACGACGCCACCGCGGTCGCCGTCGACCTGACGGCGGAGGACGACACGCAGACACTGCCCCGGCTCGACTCGCTGGAGCAGAAGCTCAAGGACCTTGAGCAGCAGTTCGGTTGAGACCGGCGGCGGCAGGGGTCAGGCCGTGCCGCCGTCGTTCAGTTCGAACCACACGGCCTTGCCCACCCCGTGCGCCCGTACGCCCCACGCGTCGGCGAGGGACTGCACGAGGATCAGGCCCCTGCCGTGCGTACCGTCGTCGGCGTTCGGTACGCGCGCCTTGGGGCGCCGTCCCACGAAGTCCCGTACCTCCACCCGGAGCCGGTTCGGACCCACGGTCGCGGTGACGATCGCGTCGTGATCGGTGTGCACCAGGGCGTTGGTGACGAGTTCGCTGGTGAGCAGCTCCGCCACCTCCGATCTGCCGGGCATGCCCCAGTGACTCAGGAGCTCCCGTAGAGCACGCCTGACCTCGGACACGGCCCGCAGGTCCGACCTGCCGAGCCTGCGCCTGAGCTGGACCCGGGCGGGCCCCGCTGACGCCTCGTCGGTCGTGCCTTCCCGAACGTCGGAAACGTCGGATGAAGTGGCCCCGATTCCCCCGGAGTCGCCCCCACATACCTGCCTCGTCATGACCCCGCCCACCAGCCGATGACTATGACCTTTCCTCCTTGCTCGAACACGTTCACGGGATGCATGCCCCGGGCCCATGGCGGCACGCCTGTCGAATCGTCAACCACTGGCGGGGGTGCCCCCGGGGCTGGCGGGGAAGTGAAGCGGTGGACCCCGCCGCCGAGCGTTCCGAGGAGCCCGAGTGCACGACGACAGACTGCTGGTGGAAGGACGCCTGGAGCGGGCGCTGCGCCAGTTCATCCGCCCCGCCCAGTACGCGCGGCGGGTGCCGCTGACCCTCTCCGTGTGGCACGCGCCGGGCGAGCCGGTACCCGTGACGACGGCCATCGACGCCGCGTACGAACCCTTCGAGACCGGTACCGAGTGGGGAAGTCCCTGGTCGACAAGTTGGTTCCGGATTCAAGGAGAAGTGCCTGCCGAGTGGCAGGGGCAGCGGGTCGAGGTGGTCGTCGATCCTGGCTTCTCCGGGGAAGGGCCCGGCTTCCAGGCGGAGGGTCTGGTGTACGACGCGGCGGGCGTTCCCCTGAAGGGGATTCACCCGCGCAATCGGCATATTCCGGTGGCCTCCCCCGCCCGGGGCGGCGAAGCGGTGCACCTGCTTCTGGAGGCGGCGGCGAATCCCACCGTTCTGCACGACTTCGTACCGACACGTCTCGGCGACGTACTGACCGCAGGCAATACCCCGATCTACCGATTCACGTCTGTCGATCTCGCCGTACTGGACGAGGACGTCTGGCAGTTGATCCTCGACATCGAGGTCCTCTCGGAGCTCATGGCGGAACTGGACGCCGACCGTCCGCGACGGCACGAGATCCTGCGGGCCCTGGAGGACATGCTCGACGCGCTCGATCTGCACGACGTGTCAGGGACGGCCGCCGCGGCGCGCGCCGCGCTCGCCGAGGTCCTCGCGCGGCCCGCCCACGCCAGCGCCCACCGCGTATCGGCGGCCGGGCACGCGCACATCGACTCGGCCTGGCTGTGGCCGCTGCGCGAGACGGTGCGCAAGGCGTCCCGCACCTTCGCCAATGTGACGGCGCTCGCCGAGGAGTATCCCGAGCTGGTCTTCGCCTGTTCGCAGGCCCAGCAGTACGCCTGGGTGAAGGAGCACCAGCCGCACATCTGGGACCGCATCAAGAAGGCGGTGGCGGACGGGAATTGGGCCCCGGTCGGCTCCATGTGGGTCGAGTCGGACGCCAACATGCCGGGCGGCGAGGCGCTCGCCCGGCAGATCACGCACGGCAGGCGGTTCTTCCGTGAGGAGTTCGGCATCGAGACGGAGGAGATCTGGCTGCCGGACTCCTTCGGATACACCGCCGCCTTCCCGCAGTTGGCGAAGCTCGCGGGCATCCGCTGGTTCCTCACGCAGAAACTGAGCTGGAACCAGACCAACAAGATGCCGCACCACACCTTCTGGTGGGAGGGCATCGACGGCACCCGCGTCTTCACCCACTTCCCGCCCGTCGACACCTACAACTCGCAGTTCCACGGCTCCGAACTCGCCCACGCCGAACGGAACTTCGCCGACAAGGGCCGGGCGACCCGCTCCCTGGTGCCGTTCGGCTGGGGCGACGGCGGGGGCGGCCCGACCCGCGAGATGATGGAGCGGGCCCGGCGCCTGCGCTCCCTGGAGGGCTCGCCGCGCGTCGAGATCGAGAAGCCGTCGGCGTTCTTCGCGGCGGCCGAGGAGGAGTACGGGGCGCGGGCCCCCGTCTGGTCCGGCGAGCTCTACCTGGAGCTGCACCGCGCGACGTACACCACCCAGGCCGCGACCAAGCGTGGCAACCGTCGCAGTGAACACGCCTTGCGCGAGGCGGAGTTGTGGTGCACGGCGGCCGCGGTGCGCGATCCGGCGTACGTCTATCCGTACGACACCCTGGACCGACTGTGGAAGACGGTCCTGCTGCACCAGTTCCACGACATCCTGCCGGGCTCCTCCATCGCCTGGGTGCACCGCGAGGCACGCGACACCTATGAGCGCGTCGTCGCCGAGCTCGGCGAACTCACCCTGGCGGCCGCCCGGTCGCTCGGCGCGGGCGGACCCGCCGCGCTGAACGCCTCGCCGTACCCGCGCAGCGAGGTCGTCGAGAGCGAGGACGGCACGCTGGTGCACGTCCAGGTGCCCGCGCTCGGCACCCAGAGCCTGTCGGTGGCCGCGGGCTTCACCCGGGAGCCCGGCAGGGGCGCGGCCGCGGCGAGCGACGGCACGGCGATCGTGCTCTCGAACGAGCACCTGCGCGTCACCGTCGACGCCGCGGGGCTGATCACCTCCGTCCACGACGCGGCCGAGGACCGCGAGGTCCTCGCCGCTCCGGGCAACCTCCTCCAGCTGCACCCCGACCACCCCACGCACTACGACGCCTGGGACCTCGACCGGCACTACCGGCACCGGCACACCGACCTCACGGACGCCGAGTCCGTCGAGCTCGTCGAGGACGGGCCGCTGCGCGTCGCGGTGCGCGTGGTGCGCGCCTTCGGGGCCTCCCGGATCACCCAGGAGATCCGCCTGGCGGCCGGGAGCGGGCGCGTCGACATCGTCACCGACGTCGACTGGCGCGAGTCGGAGAAGGTCCTCAAGGCCGCCTTCCCCCTCGACGTGCACGCCGAACGGTCCGCCGCCGAGATCCAGTTCGGCCATGTGCACCGGCCGACCCACGCCAACACCGGCTGGGACGCGGCCCGTTACGAGATCTGCGCGCACCGCTGGCTGCGGGTCGCCGAGGAGGGGTACGGCGTCGCGCTGCTCAACGACTCGACGTACGGCCACGACGTGACCCGCACCGAGCACGACGGCACGCTCGGCACCACCGTCCGCCTCACCCTGCTGCGGGCCCCGCACAGCCCGGATCCGGAGACCGACCAGGGCACGCACCGCTTCACGTACGCGCTGCTGCCCGGGGCGACGACGGGGGACGCCGTCGCGGAGGGGCTCGCGCTCAACCTGCCGCTGCGGGTGACGGCCGCGCCGGTGCTCGCGTCGCTGGTGGCCGTCGACCACCCCGCGGTCACCGTCGAGTCGGTGAAGCTCGCGGACGACCGGGGCGGCGACGTCGTGGTGCGCCTCTACGAGTCGCGGGGCGGGCGGGCCGCCGCGACGCTCAGCACGTCGTTCCCGGTGGCGCGGGCCGAGGTGACCGACCTCCTGGAGCGCCCGGTCGAACCGGCGCGGACCAGCGAGGCCGGTCTCTCGCTCGCGCTGCGGCCGTTCCAGATCGTGACGCTGCGGCTGCGCCCGGCGTGAGCCCGCCGACCGGAGGGGGCCGGGGCCCCCTCCGGCGTCAGGGCCTCGGGACGTTGCGCAGGTTCGAGCGGGCCATCTGCACCATCCGGCCCACCCCGCCGTCCAGCACGATCTTGCTCGCGGAGAGCGCGAAGCCGGTCACCATCTCCGAGCTGATCTTGGGCGGGATGGACAGCGCGTTCGGATCGGTGACGACGTCGACCAGGGCCGGGCCCTTGTGCGCGAAGGCGTCCTTCAGGGCGCCCGCGAGCTGCTTGGGCTTCTCCACGCGTACGCCGTAGGCCCCGCAGGCGCGGGCGACGGCGGCGAAGTCGGGGTTGTGGTTCGCCGTCCCGTACGAGGGCAGGCCCGCGACCAGCATCTCCAGCTCGACCATGCCCAGCGAGGAGTTGTTGAAGAGGACGACCTTCACCGGCAGGTCGTGCTGGACCAGGGTGAGGAAGTCGCCCATCAGCATCGAGAAGCCGCCGTCGCCCGACATGGAGACGACCTGGCGCCCCCGGTCGGTGAACTGGGCGCCGATCGCCTGCGGCAGGGCGTTCGCCATCGAGCCGTGGCTGAAGGAGCCGATGATGCGGCGCTTGCCGTTCGGGGTGAGGTAGCGGGCCGCCCAGACGTTGCACATGCCGGTGTCGACGGTGAAGACCGCGTCGTCGGCGGCGAGGTCGTCGAGGACCGACGCGACGTACTCCGGGTGGATCGGGACGTGCTTCTCGACCTTGCGCGTGTACGCCTTGATGACGCCTTCCAACGCGTCGGCGTGCTTCTTCAGCATCTTGTCGAGGAACTTGCGGTTCGTCTTCGGCGAGACCCTCGGGGTCAGACAGCGCAGGGTCTCGCGGACATCGCCCCAGACGGCGAGGTCCAGCTTGGAGCGGCGGCCCAGGTGCTCGGGCCTGATGTCCACCTGGACGATCTTGACGTCGTCGGGCAGGAAGGCGTTGTACGGGAAGTCCGTGCCGAGCAGGATCAGGAGGTCGCACTCGTGGGTGGCCTCGTACGCGGCGCCGTAGCCGAGCAGGCCACTCATGCCCACGTCGTACGGGTTGTCGTACTGGATCCACTCCTTGCCGCGCAGGGCGTGGCCGACCGGGGACTTGATCTTCTCGGCGAACTCCATCACCTCGGCGTGCGCGCCCGCCGTGCCGCTGCCGCAGAAGAGCGTGACCTTGTCGGCCTCGTCGATCATCGCGGCGAGCTTCTCGATCTCCGCGTCGCCGGGGCGCACGGAGGGGCGGGACGTGACGAGCGCGGTCTCGGCAGCCTTCTCAGGGGCGGTCTCGGAGGCGATGTCGCCGGGCAGCGAGACGACGCTGACGCCGTTCTGCCCGACGGCGTGCTGGATGGCGGTCTGCAGGAGCCGCGGCATCTGCTTCGGATTGGAGATCATCTCGCTGTAGTGACTGCACTCGCGGAACAGTTGGTCCGGGTGGGTCTCCTGGAAGTAGCCGAGCCCGATCTCGCTGGAGGGGATGTGCGAGGCGAGTGCCAGGACCGGGGCCATGGAGCGGTGCGCGTCGTACAGGCCGTTGATCAGGTGCAGGTTGCCCGGGCCGCAGGAGCCCGCGCAGGCGGCGAGCTTGCC contains these protein-coding regions:
- a CDS encoding alpha-mannosidase, with product MHDDRLLVEGRLERALRQFIRPAQYARRVPLTLSVWHAPGEPVPVTTAIDAAYEPFETGTEWGSPWSTSWFRIQGEVPAEWQGQRVEVVVDPGFSGEGPGFQAEGLVYDAAGVPLKGIHPRNRHIPVASPARGGEAVHLLLEAAANPTVLHDFVPTRLGDVLTAGNTPIYRFTSVDLAVLDEDVWQLILDIEVLSELMAELDADRPRRHEILRALEDMLDALDLHDVSGTAAAARAALAEVLARPAHASAHRVSAAGHAHIDSAWLWPLRETVRKASRTFANVTALAEEYPELVFACSQAQQYAWVKEHQPHIWDRIKKAVADGNWAPVGSMWVESDANMPGGEALARQITHGRRFFREEFGIETEEIWLPDSFGYTAAFPQLAKLAGIRWFLTQKLSWNQTNKMPHHTFWWEGIDGTRVFTHFPPVDTYNSQFHGSELAHAERNFADKGRATRSLVPFGWGDGGGGPTREMMERARRLRSLEGSPRVEIEKPSAFFAAAEEEYGARAPVWSGELYLELHRATYTTQAATKRGNRRSEHALREAELWCTAAAVRDPAYVYPYDTLDRLWKTVLLHQFHDILPGSSIAWVHREARDTYERVVAELGELTLAAARSLGAGGPAALNASPYPRSEVVESEDGTLVHVQVPALGTQSLSVAAGFTREPGRGAAAASDGTAIVLSNEHLRVTVDAAGLITSVHDAAEDREVLAAPGNLLQLHPDHPTHYDAWDLDRHYRHRHTDLTDAESVELVEDGPLRVAVRVVRAFGASRITQEIRLAAGSGRVDIVTDVDWRESEKVLKAAFPLDVHAERSAAEIQFGHVHRPTHANTGWDAARYEICAHRWLRVAEEGYGVALLNDSTYGHDVTRTEHDGTLGTTVRLTLLRAPHSPDPETDQGTHRFTYALLPGATTGDAVAEGLALNLPLRVTAAPVLASLVAVDHPAVTVESVKLADDRGGDVVVRLYESRGGRAAATLSTSFPVARAEVTDLLERPVEPARTSEAGLSLALRPFQIVTLRLRPA
- a CDS encoding GntR family transcriptional regulator: MPRVRVPEQADGARAGVRGEHTHGEPVAPRTPLRRTSVRGQILDALRAALVGGELTPGEVYSAPVLGERFGVSATPVREAMQQLATEGAVEVVPNRGFRVTERSARELGELAEVRALIEVPVMLRLARTVPVARWAELRPLAEATAVAAAGGDLARYAESDRAFHGAVLSLSGNRQLVQVADDLHRRSQWPLVSGPVSGRRAELVADAAEHMALLEALVAQDLGVVSSLVREHFAGAGG
- a CDS encoding pyruvate dehydrogenase, whose product is MAKQNVAEQFVDILVRAGVKRLYGVVGDSLNPVVDAIRRTPEIDWIQVRHEETAAFAAGAEAQVTGKLAACAGSCGPGNLHLINGLYDAHRSMAPVLALASHIPSSEIGLGYFQETHPDQLFRECSHYSEMISNPKQMPRLLQTAIQHAVGQNGVSVVSLPGDIASETAPEKAAETALVTSRPSVRPGDAEIEKLAAMIDEADKVTLFCGSGTAGAHAEVMEFAEKIKSPVGHALRGKEWIQYDNPYDVGMSGLLGYGAAYEATHECDLLILLGTDFPYNAFLPDDVKIVQVDIRPEHLGRRSKLDLAVWGDVRETLRCLTPRVSPKTNRKFLDKMLKKHADALEGVIKAYTRKVEKHVPIHPEYVASVLDDLAADDAVFTVDTGMCNVWAARYLTPNGKRRIIGSFSHGSMANALPQAIGAQFTDRGRQVVSMSGDGGFSMLMGDFLTLVQHDLPVKVVLFNNSSLGMVELEMLVAGLPSYGTANHNPDFAAVARACGAYGVRVEKPKQLAGALKDAFAHKGPALVDVVTDPNALSIPPKISSEMVTGFALSASKIVLDGGVGRMVQMARSNLRNVPRP
- a CDS encoding ATP-binding protein → MTRQVCGGDSGGIGATSSDVSDVREGTTDEASAGPARVQLRRRLGRSDLRAVSEVRRALRELLSHWGMPGRSEVAELLTSELVTNALVHTDHDAIVTATVGPNRLRVEVRDFVGRRPKARVPNADDGTHGRGLILVQSLADAWGVRAHGVGKAVWFELNDGGTA
- a CDS encoding (2Fe-2S)-binding protein; the protein is MSVPTLAAPARGGAHSPVADSYARLAEVFSGLRVTELGHEEQAPQGGGWVTAARLAEGGADLDAFLAWDDAQVLKDYGTRARPDVIASFGLHRYAWPATLLITIPWFLHRRVPRYPVANVSFQRTLGRMAVRPEGFACLPDDPAAALPGARVVPDEEALRAEVRAAVAEHLGPLLDGFGPRMRRRSRALWSVATDEIVEGLWYIAHLLGEERRAMTDLELLLPGATKPYVGTAGFRELSGPNGEALPTRDRASCCMFYTLRPEDTCVTCPRTCDAERITRLSATAAA
- a CDS encoding DUF2637 domain-containing protein; translated protein: MRLTDISLDWLLPGGVLLLGMLVAVAVLARGKRGHGKAAKSDSDETWERSEERRRRKEAVYGTASYVLLFCCAAVAAALSFHGLVGFGRQNLSLSGGWEYLVPFGLDGAAMFCSVLAVREASHGDAALGSRLLVWTFAGAAAWFNWVHAPRGMGHAGAPQFFSGMSLSAAVLFDRALKQTRRAALREQGLVPRPLPQIRIVRWLRAPRETYGAWSLMLLEGVRSLDEAVEEVREDRREKERTRLRRRDQEKLERAQLKAISRGHRGYARGGRQVDVQPAVAPAAGSAQVGADPAIAAQEQLPVRARPSLQAVKSGPDDATAVAVDLTAEDDTQTLPRLDSLEQKLKDLEQQFG